The Candidatus Hydrogenedentota bacterium DNA window CGCGCCCTGCTTGCGTTTCGGAACGCAGCAGATACGGTTCGTCGAAAGCCGCACAGACATCGTGCACCCGTTCGAGATGGCGCGGCGCAACTACCAGGCAAAGGTCAGGAAAACGCGCGCGCAAGCCGGCCCAACACGTCGCGGCAAGCGTCTCGTCGCCTGTGCGCAGACTCCCAAAAACCACAACGGGGCGCCCGGGGAGAATGCCTGTCTGTTGCCGGAGGGCGTCTATCTGCGCCTCAGGGAACGCTGTCCGCACTCCGTCGAACTTGGTGTTTCCCGTGACATGAACGATTGACTCGCCGGCGCCCAACACGCGTATCCGCGCGGCATATTCCTCGTTTTGAGCGCATGCGGCGGAAAGCGCGGCGAAGATGGGCCGCCAGAATCGGGCTATGCGTTTGTAGCGGGTGAAATGTTTGTCGCTGATGCGTCCGTTTAGAAGGGCAACGGGTATCTTGCGCGCGCGGGCGATGCGAACCGCATTGGGCCACACCTCTGTCTCAAGCAGAACGAGAATACGAGGCGCCAGCCGGTCCAGGAAACGGCTGACCGACACGCGATGGTCGAAGGGAAACCAGGCAGTGGGAGTTCCCCCGGCGATGGCGTGGGCCTGCCGCCATCCGGACATCGTTGATGTCGTGAGAAGGAGCGGCGTATCGGGCCATCGCACGGCCATAGCCTCCAAGATAGGCCGCGCCGCGTTGACTTCCCCCATGCTGCACGCTTGCAGCCAGATCGGATGGTTCCCCAGACTTTCGGGAACGCGGGGAGCGAACCGCCGCAACAAGGGCCTGTACTTCGGGCAAGCGGCAAGATATACAGCGCCCGGGGCGGCGGCAAGCGTCGTCAAGACATCGTATGCAACGTGCGACAACATGAGACCCTGCGTAACACGGGCGGCCGCTGGCCTCGTGCCAGTTCGGCCGCCCGAAATCTGTAACCGGATTGTGCCGCGACTATCAGCTCGCAGGCTCGAAATACCGTGCCCCCGTCGGGTCCATAATGTCCACCGTAACGAAAATCAGCAGGCTGTTTTGGGACACCTGACGCGATTTCCCGCGGAAGAAGAAACCCAGCAGCGGAATATCGGCGAGATAAGGAAGACGTTCGTCTCCTTTCTGGGTCCGATCCGAAATCATGCCGCCCAACACAAGCGTATCCCCGTCATGCACGAGAACGTTGGTGTAGATTTCCTGTGTGGAAATCTGCGGGTAGTTTGTTGTCAGCTGGGTTTCCTGGCCGTCTTCATACGACGTGGTCGTATAGGTATCCTCGCCGACGTACGTGTCCACGTAAGGATTCAGCCACAGCCGCACAAGATCGGTACCGCACACCTGCGGAGTCACCGTCAGCGTGATGCCGAATTCATAGGTCTCGGGATAGATGTCCGTGCTCGTGAACGTC harbors:
- a CDS encoding glycosyltransferase N-terminal domain-containing protein, producing MLSHVAYDVLTTLAAAPGAVYLAACPKYRPLLRRFAPRVPESLGNHPIWLQACSMGEVNAARPILEAMAVRWPDTPLLLTTSTMSGWRQAHAIAGGTPTAWFPFDHRVSVSRFLDRLAPRILVLLETEVWPNAVRIARARKIPVALLNGRISDKHFTRYKRIARFWRPIFAALSAACAQNEEYAARIRVLGAGESIVHVTGNTKFDGVRTAFPEAQIDALRQQTGILPGRPVVVFGSLRTGDETLAATCWAGLRARFPDLCLVVAPRHLERVHDVCAAFDEPYLLRSETQAGRAPAGERIVVVDVMGELAAFYAMAAVAVIGGSFYPGVEGHNPLESAALGIPTVFGPYMRNFIDPAKALLESGGAMQVDAGGLQETLAGLLTEPEARARLGGKGRAAVLANQGAIERSLDILEPLLRSGRTR